Below is a genomic region from Raphanus sativus cultivar WK10039 chromosome 4, ASM80110v3, whole genome shotgun sequence.
aatgagAGAGATTAATTTAGAGAGGACTAAAGACCAAATCTCTTCATTGCAATCCTCCCGGAGGAACGTTCTCCAGATTCATCAATGGCTATGAACATCTCCTCGCGGCTCACATGTCCATCCTTGTTCTCGTCTAGGAACACGAACGTGTCCACTAGCGTCTCAAACGTCGGCTCCAGCTTCGGCATTCCCAGTCTCCATTTCTGTTCAGCGTGTGAGAAAAACTCTCAAATGGTATAACACAGAGAGGAGATTGATAAACATAAGTTTTTTTGCGGTTTAAGTTGTTACCTTTTGGAGAGTGGATGAGTCGTCCTTAAGAAGGTAGACAAGGCAGAGAAGCACAATGAACTCAGTAAACGCAATCTCCTTATCCTCGTTGATATCACAAGCCTGGAACAAATCAtttatctcttcttcttcaaacatGATCTCTAGCTTCCTGAAACAGTTCTTTAGCTCCGAGTGATCTATGGACCCGTTCGAATCCTCATCTGCCACAAAACAACTCAACCAAGACAACCATGAGGAAACCAACTATAAACAATCTGCTGCGTATATATGCAAAACTCACCGAACTCTTGGAAAATGGCTTTGCAGTTTCTTAGACCCTCGTCGATCTTTGGGAACTTGAGGATAATACTGTTGAAAGATTTCATTGTGGTGCCTTTCGATGCCCTGCGTTGCACGGCTTCTTTGATCTTGGCCTCTAGCTTTGTCTCTGGTACCCATTCTTGAGCACCAGATTTCGTCACCGCACCTCCCATGTCTATCTATTATGCTTCgatatcaaaatctagttttcttgCAAGACAAGGCAGGTTAATAAATTTCTTGATTGCACATAATAAGATCAAATCTACTTAGAAATTCATTAGATAACgtgaaaaaaatctaaaacaaagaCAACATATAAGAGACAAGTTTCATGAACAGACAATAGATGTCACAAGAATCAGGacgaaggaagaagagaaaacaaaccTGTTTTAGTTTCTTGTTTGTCACGAAATCAAGAACACGATTATAGAGATCtgtttgttgtttattgttttctgtttaccaggagaaagaagattcgATGTTTGAGAAGAAGAATTGATTTGTAATGCCGTGAAGAACGCTATAGATTCCACGTACCTGCAGATCTTTATAAAAAACGTCTTATTCCTTTGTCAtcaatatcaatattttaagaTTAACTCTCTATCCTTGACtttctgaatttttaaatttacaatcATGAAATGGTATTAGTTTTGACCAAAGAAATGATACCACTAATCTTTGACTATTGACCAGTGTGTTTTTCCAATTAATAgcattatttttacattttaccGTACATATTACATCTATATCTAGACTGAGAAATATGTGTTAGTATAAATGAATAACGAAACCTCTGAATCATATGCACAAACTATGAATGAATGCTCTCTCCTCATCACATTTTGATCTTTAAAATCTCTTTATTAAACAATGGTATCAACCACAttagataaattataaataGCAGAGCTAACTATTTGTTTTTTACTCCAAGATGGACAACAAAACAAACACTGTGGAATCCAACATCAACATACATTTTACATTCACACCTTTTAGTTGCATTATTCAAACTTTTAACTGGGCACAATTAGTGAAACTCGACCAGAAAACAGTGCATGATTACACATTTACAATCTATAGCTTTACTTATTTTGTAAATCTATACATTTATAGTCCTCCTCAATTAAATAATCTGTTTG
It encodes:
- the LOC130510659 gene encoding probable calcium-binding protein CML21, coding for MGGAVTKSGAQEWVPETKLEAKIKEAVQRRASKGTTMKSFNSIILKFPKIDEGLRNCKAIFQEFDEDSNGSIDHSELKNCFRKLEIMFEEEEINDLFQACDINEDKEIAFTEFIVLLCLVYLLKDDSSTLQKKWRLGMPKLEPTFETLVDTFVFLDENKDGHVSREEMFIAIDESGERSSGRIAMKRFEEMDWDRNGMVNFKEFLFALTQWVGIDENEDDDDDDDDNNDKA